One stretch of Myxocyprinus asiaticus isolate MX2 ecotype Aquarium Trade chromosome 23, UBuf_Myxa_2, whole genome shotgun sequence DNA includes these proteins:
- the LOC127413624 gene encoding interferon gamma receptor 1-like, whose amino-acid sequence MSKDPVFTMLLFFAFLCQSVCGFVHPPTNISVDCHNFVNMLYWNYSKPAETLKFIVMVKPYVRDSQTVETSQTHLNISEYTSDPADNYVVTVTAHDGQEKSGYVTTEFTYSHDFYNADTHKCSVDFPDVNMSVHKDVIEVSFLHPYYFYKLDILKEDFLYKVTHDQQESTNECFDDEELCTAEIHLNQSFAGQCIELQFVAMIAGIPTNTYRNVCISHMPVESDKTSYIMAVVGVVVVLLFIAGGFVWILCKKWSRIPQIPKNLRNFVTPPRSATADNQPDEPALSSATAEGHTPLLEPYESPIISSVEKDSSTVIIPTDTQVEVDHNTSTLSEGDVKFEEPEDYSKSSDYDSPKFLLEMSPGEITHGYGPRPPVL is encoded by the exons ATGTCAAAGGATCCAGTATTTACGATGTTGCTGTTTTTCGCGTTCCTGTGTCAAAGTGTCTGTGGTTTTG TTCACCCTCCAACAAACATCAGTGTTGATTGTCACAACTTTGTTAATATGCTTTACTGGAACTACAGTAAACCAGCTGAAACACTGAAATTCATTGTAATGGTCAAACCCTATGTAAG AGATTCCCAAACAGTGGAAACATCTCAGACGCACTTGAACATCAGCGAGTATACCAGTGACCCTGCTGATAATTATGTAGTGACTGTAACAGCACATGATGGACAAGAGAAATCAGGATATGTCACCACTGAATTTACCTACAGTCATGACTTCTATAATGCTGACACACACAAAT GCTCTGTGGACTTTCCAGATGTTAATATGTCCGTTCATAAAGATGTGATTGAGGTGTCCTTTCTGCACCCTTATTACTTTTATAAATTGGACATTCTAAAGGAAGACTTTTTATACAAAGTCACGCATGATCAG CAAGAGAGTACAAATGAATGTTTTGATGATGAAGAGCTGTGCACTGCAGAAATCCACCTTAATCAGAGCTTTGCTGGCCAGTGCATTGAGTTACAGTTTGTAGCGATGATTGCTGGGATACCTACAAATACCTACAGAAATGTTTGTATCTCTCACATGCCTGTTGAGTCTG ACAAGACAAGCTACATCATGGCTGTAGtaggagttgttgttgtgttgctCTTCATTGCTGGGGGTTTTGTGTGGATACTCTGCAAGAAGTGGTCCAGAATTCCCCAAATTCCCAAAAATTTG CGGAACTTTGTGACTCCACCACGATCAGCTACCGCCGATAACCAACCCGATGAGCCCGCCCTCTCTTCAGCGACGGCTGAAGGTCACACACCCCTACTAGAGCCTTACGAAAGCCCCATCATTTCTTCAGTTGAGAAAGACAGCAGCACAGTCATTATCCCTACTGACACACAAGTGGAGGTGGACCACAACACATCTACCCTTTCTGAAGGGGATGTGAAATTTGAGGAGCCTGAAGACTACAGCAAGTCATCTGACTACGACAGTCCCAAATTCCTGCTGGAGATGAGTCCTGGGGAAATTACGCATGGATATGGTCCACGACCACCTGTACTTTAG